A region of the Myxococcus stipitatus genome:
GTCCGGGGGACCCTGTCGATGAAGCCCTCTTCGCACTCCGTCGTCCACCTCATCGCGTTCGTGAACGTGAACGAAGCCGCCTTCGTCGGAGGAGGGATGGAGGTGGTGCCCACGGATGTCGGCTTGTGGGTGCGGGACGGTCGGCTCGACCTCCAGGGTACGCCCAAGACCGCCTGGACGCGGCTTGCCGGCGGGATTGGCGCCGCGACGAGCACCCTCACCCTGGAAGCACCGCCCGTGGGCTGGAACGCGGGGGACGAAATCAGCATCGTCCCCACCGAAGCCCCCTCGGTGGGAGACCCGAGCTGGAGCGGGTTCGACCTCGGCACGGTCGTGAACGTCTCGAGCGCCACCGTCGTCCTGAATCGCGCGACGAGCCGCGCACATCCCATGGTCAACAACCAGTGGAGGGCGGAGGTCCTGAACCTGACGCGGAACGTCCGCATCGAAGGCACCGGCGACGGGAGCGCGAACCCGAGCACGAACCACCGGGCGCACATCTGGATTCGCTCCGACAAGCCACAGACGCTGAACCATGTCGCCATCCGACACATGGGTCCACGGCGTGTGAGCGATAACGCGACGGAGTCCATCCTCGGCCGTTACGCGCTCCACTTCCATCACTCGATGGAAGGCACCCGCGGCTCCGTCGTGCGGGGAACGGTGGTCCGGGATGCCGGGGCGCATGCCTTCGCCTCCCACATGAGCCACGGCATCTGGCTTCAGGACACCATCAGCTACAACACCTTCGACGAGGCCTACTGGTGGG
Encoded here:
- a CDS encoding G8 domain-containing protein; its protein translation is MIRNIIWVVVCLAAFEARAAGEALFSVQSGQWSDSGTWSAGRVPGAGDTVTISTGHTVVFQVDSPTLAGATIETGAALTFDPGVSAALHSTGSVVVRGTLSMKPSSHSVVHLIAFVNVNEAAFVGGGMEVVPTDVGLWVRDGRLDLQGTPKTAWTRLAGGIGAATSTLTLEAPPVGWNAGDEISIVPTEAPSVGDPSWSGFDLGTVVNVSSATVVLNRATSRAHPMVNNQWRAEVLNLTRNVRIEGTGDGSANPSTNHRAHIWIRSDKPQTLNHVAIRHMGPRRVSDNATESILGRYALHFHHSMEGTRGSVVRGTVVRDAGAHAFASHMSHGIWLQDTISYNTFDEAYWWDAGAEPSPHMKPSASWKTGWRWRSSAKRSTRGRKRSSFIMGMAW